The Oleispira antarctica RB-8 genome contains the following window.
ACAAAGTAAGGAAAAAAGATGTCGAAGTTTCTGATTTTAACCATTATCGCCGACGATAAACCCGGTATCGTAGAAACAATAGCCGCGACCATTGCTGATCAAGGTGGCAACTGGTTAGAAAGTCGTATGTCACACATGGCGGGTAAATTCGCCGGCATATTACGTATCAGCATTGCCGAAGAAGAAGCCAATAGTCTGCGCATCAGATTATCGCAGCTCGCAACTCAAGGCATCAGTATCGGCGTTGAGGTCAGTGCAGAAGCTGGAGACTCCATTGCCACCAAAGATCTCACCCTCAACTTAGTTGGCAACGACCGCCCAGGTATTGTGAAAGAAGTATCACAAGCTTTGGCCAATATGGGGGTTAACGTATTAGAGCTGACCACCAACTGCGAAAGTGCACCGATGTCAGCGGACCTTTTATTTAAAACCGAAGCGCACTTACGCGTGCCGAAAGGTTTTGATGCTGATGCTCTAACGGATGCGTTAGAAGCAATTTCAAATGATTTAATGGTTGAGATTAATCTCGACTAATCTTTAAGCTTATTTGGCCAAATGGATCACTCGCGAGCCATTTGGCCTTCTATCATTATATTGTCTAAAAAAGATGCTTTTTCTTCTGTTCAACAACGAAGCCAGTTAAACTCCCTGCTTTGTTATTCCTATAAGCCTTCTGGAGCCACCATGTACCAAGATATTAATTTAACCATCGACAATAAAATTGCGCTGATCGAGATTAACCGCCCAGAGGTTTTAAACGCAATTCGAGTACAAACTTACCAAGACCTAATTGCTGCTTTTAAAGAAGCCGATGCTTCTGACGACGTTAATGTTATCGTATTAACCGGCGCTGGCGGCAAGTTTACTGCCGGTAACGATTTATCTGACCTAGTCGCGGGTGACGATATACGCCAAGATGTTATGGACGGTGTTTCTGGTATTTTTACAACGTTGAGCCGCGTTAAAAAGCCGATCATTGCTGCCGTTGAAAAAGTAGCCGTCGGCATCGGCACAACCATCCTACTTCATTGCGACATGGCTTTTGCGGGTGCAAATACCCGCTTCCGCCTACCTTTCGCTAACTTAGGTGTTAGCCCTGAAGGTGCTTCTTCTATGTTATTAACGGAATCTGTTGGCCCTAAAATCGCTAACGAGCTGTTATTAACCGGTCGTTTCTTCGACGGTAGTGAAGCTGAGAAATGGAACATCATCAATAAAGCGACTGAAGATGGCCAAGCACTTGAAGCAGCAATGTCAGTTGCACAAGACCTAGTTAAGCAGCCGCTGGCGTCTTTAATCACCACTAAGCAGTTATTGAATGTTGGTAACTCTGAAGTGATCGAAGAAGTGGTAACTGACGAACTTGAAGCCTTCTCTTTATTATTACAAAGTGAAGATACTCAAGCGCGTATTAATCATTTAGTAAATAGCAGCAAATAAGCTTCTGCTTATGGGCTGTGATAAAGCGTTTCTATTCTCTAATACCTCTACTCGCTAAGATAGAGGTTAACAGAAGCGCTTTATTTTCCTTTCAAATAACACACTCAACGCTTCTGCTCGCCTGCTTGTCTAACGACAGCCCCCCTCTTTAAGACTTTTTCACTTACCACCCTCTCAAACTAAAACGCCTGCATTTTTATGATCCGTTTTTTCTGATAGTCTTGCCTGATCAAATAAATAGAGATGTTAAGGGCAGAGACAAAGCATGGATAAGCACAACAATAAAACGAATCAATCTATTTACAGCAACGAAAAATCTGGCCATAAGATCCTCATGATCATTGGTGCACTTTTCTTCTTAATTTCATCTCCTACGCTCTTTGTAATCCCTGGTGAAGTTCGACAAGGAAACTATGGCGTTTTCGCTGCTCTCATTATTCCATTAATAGGCATTGCCTTGATGCGCTTCAGCTGGAAAATGCGTCAAAAGTTTCTATTTTTTGGTTTAACCCCTCTCACACCCTGCCCTTCAATAGGCCAAGTCGGCGGACAAATTGGCGGACGCATCAATATTGAAAAACCTTGGGAAAAGCGAAAGATCAATGTCACGCTAAGCTGCATACACTCCTACTCAACAGGTAGTGGCGATGATAGAAGATCGCACAGCGATATTTTATGGCAAGAACACGACAAACCCATTGATCGCGCGAATGGCAATACCAGCACCATCGAATTTGCTTTCGACATCCCTGCCGACTGTTCAACCAATGGAACCCATAATGGTCGCGGCGACATTATATGGCAGGTCGTCGTTAAGGGCATAATTAGTGGAAAAGAATTTAATCGTAGCTGGACTCTTCCCGTTGAGAAAGGCACTGGGCTTTCTAGTATTGTCATCCCTCTCGCGCAAAAAGAAGCAGCGCATGCGGCTAAAATTAAACAAGCAGAAACAAGTATCGAGCAACAAATTAAGACAGAAAAAACCGCTACGGGTTTAGATATTCTTTCAGATCAAGGGCGTAATAAATCCATGAGCGGTGGGCTAATAGTATTTGGATCGATTTTTACCTCAGTGGGATTCTTCTTATTTTATCAGCTGATTAAAAGTGGCGACGTGCCTTGGATTATGCCCCCAGTATTCTCTTCAATTGGTCTGATCATTATTGGTTTTGGCCTATTTTTATTAGGTCGAAAACTCGAATGCAAAATCATCGGCGACCAAGTGCATACCCGTCGTAGCCTATTTGGCCGACAGCTTTATACTCGCCAAGGTCAATTAACATCGCCAGACCAAATTTATCTCAAGAGCACAATGTCAAGTACATCCAATGGTATAAAAACTGAATACATGGCGCTCTATGCTCGAGTTAACGTGAATGACGCTAACGGTTCAACCCAGCAAGACATAAAGCTGATTGAAGGCATTGAAGGAAAAGCAGCAGGCGAAGCCATGAAAAGAAAGTTGATCGGGTTTCTACAAGAAGATGTTATTGACGATTTAAATCAAGAACTGGGGGTCTAGACTCTAGCACCTTAAAAATAGCACCTTAAACACAGCGCGATGATTCAGAACAATAATAGTTTAGAAGGTTCGCTAGACGTGTATTAACACGCTAGCGCTTAATTAAATGCGATTGATGACGATCTACATCTTAACCTTCAGCTAAACCTCAATATCTTCCGGCATTTTACCTAACAACTTATACAGCACAGGCACAACAATCAGTGTTAATAAAGTCGATACCAACAAGCCACCAATAATAGCCCAACCCATCGGTGACCACATACTAGAACCCGATAACGTCAGCGGTAATAAGCCCCCCACTGTAGTCAGCGTGGTTAATATAATGGGCACAAATCGCGTTTTTGCCGCGGCCATAATCGCCTCCATTTTTTCCAAACCATCACGGCGCATTTGGTTGGCATAATCGACTAAAATAATCGAGTTATTTACCACGATCCCTACCAACGATGTTAGGCCGATAAACG
Protein-coding sequences here:
- a CDS encoding Putative amino acid-binding ACT domain protein, which gives rise to MSKFLILTIIADDKPGIVETIAATIADQGGNWLESRMSHMAGKFAGILRISIAEEEANSLRIRLSQLATQGISIGVEVSAEAGDSIATKDLTLNLVGNDRPGIVKEVSQALANMGVNVLELTTNCESAPMSADLLFKTEAHLRVPKGFDADALTDALEAISNDLMVEINLD
- a CDS encoding Enoyl-CoA hydratase, which translates into the protein MYQDINLTIDNKIALIEINRPEVLNAIRVQTYQDLIAAFKEADASDDVNVIVLTGAGGKFTAGNDLSDLVAGDDIRQDVMDGVSGIFTTLSRVKKPIIAAVEKVAVGIGTTILLHCDMAFAGANTRFRLPFANLGVSPEGASSMLLTESVGPKIANELLLTGRFFDGSEAEKWNIINKATEDGQALEAAMSVAQDLVKQPLASLITTKQLLNVGNSEVIEEVVTDELEAFSLLLQSEDTQARINHLVNSSK